The following coding sequences are from one Paenibacillus tundrae window:
- a CDS encoding Gfo/Idh/MocA family protein gives MTNLQKMKTAVIGYGQISGIYLENMINQFEILDVVSCGGTDIQKAEEKASSYGIKGMHMDEILQDPEIEMVVNLTPATAHYGIIKQALEAGKHVYTEKIVTPSLAEALELKALAERQNLRLGCAPDTFLGAAIQTARHVIDHGGIGKVMTCHAAVNRDMGFLYEPGAFTTKPGGGIGFDVGIYYITALLSILGPVEKVSGFADNMQSTYVVENPSSPHFGETLETQNENIMIASMRYKNGVYGTVNFNANTIWPQVPVLTIYGTEGILYLPDPDRFGGKVLLQKKGMSEPIEIPHMYGYSENSRGLGVAEMAWAIRQGRPHRASMDMACHAVEILNGIVQSSETGVTQTMETEFERLPGLPEGYLDHYLGRSQEAALM, from the coding sequence ATGACCAACCTCCAGAAAATGAAAACAGCCGTTATAGGATATGGGCAAATAAGTGGAATATATTTGGAAAATATGATCAATCAATTCGAAATCTTGGATGTCGTCAGTTGTGGCGGAACCGACATTCAGAAGGCTGAAGAGAAGGCAAGCTCTTATGGGATAAAAGGGATGCATATGGATGAGATTTTACAGGACCCGGAGATTGAGATGGTTGTTAATCTAACCCCTGCAACAGCTCATTATGGGATTATTAAGCAGGCATTAGAAGCAGGCAAGCATGTCTATACAGAGAAAATTGTGACCCCGAGTCTAGCGGAAGCCCTCGAATTAAAGGCACTTGCCGAGAGACAAAACCTGAGACTCGGATGTGCCCCAGATACATTCCTCGGAGCTGCGATCCAAACGGCTCGTCATGTGATTGATCATGGTGGGATTGGCAAAGTGATGACATGTCATGCCGCAGTTAACCGCGATATGGGCTTCTTATATGAACCAGGAGCTTTTACAACGAAGCCTGGCGGTGGTATCGGTTTTGATGTAGGCATCTACTATATCACAGCACTCCTAAGTATTCTTGGCCCAGTTGAAAAGGTAAGCGGATTCGCTGATAATATGCAATCAACATATGTTGTTGAGAACCCATCATCACCTCATTTTGGTGAAACCTTGGAGACCCAGAACGAGAATATCATGATTGCAAGCATGAGATATAAGAATGGTGTGTATGGAACAGTGAATTTTAATGCCAATACCATATGGCCGCAAGTCCCTGTCTTAACGATCTACGGAACAGAGGGTATATTGTATCTGCCTGATCCAGATCGATTCGGAGGCAAAGTTCTGTTACAGAAGAAAGGAATGTCAGAGCCCATCGAGATTCCACACATGTACGGATACAGTGAGAATTCCAGAGGTCTTGGTGTCGCAGAAATGGCATGGGCTATCAGGCAGGGAAGACCCCATCGGGCAAGTATGGATATGGCTTGTCACGCCGTTGAAATTTTGAATGGTATCGTTCAATCTTCGGAGACAGGTGTGACCCAGACGATGGAAACGGAATTCGAGCGGTTGCCAGGATTGCCAGAGGGCTATCTCGATCATTATTTGGGGAGAAGCCAAGAGGCTGCTTTAATGTGA
- a CDS encoding alpha/beta fold hydrolase, with protein MSLKPTIVKEGRKRSKTKRVLHILLKIFAAILIAILLFIAGVYTYNQIASHSEQKRIEPYGQYVSVDGKQMNVLIQGEGEETVVILPGYGNAAPGLDFEPLLSELTPYYKVVVVEPFGYGLSDQTDKERSTEQIVSEIHQALQSLQIDRYMLMAHSISGLYSLDYVNQYPEEVSAYIGLDSSVPTLSEQKIDSSVTQQIKWFRNLGFPRIQLMLSDDPYDELPYDEVTKEQLQILRQENMYNTTQLNEAVSMYSNFQSAAQLSFPPNLPVQFFVQAKHPVTPEWAPEHEKQLANSVHAEMVLLEADHYLYRTHAKEIAEKVREFTGALTTQ; from the coding sequence ATGAGTTTGAAACCAACCATAGTGAAGGAAGGAAGAAAGCGCAGTAAAACGAAGAGAGTGCTACATATTTTACTTAAAATATTCGCTGCGATCCTTATAGCCATATTACTGTTTATCGCTGGTGTGTATACGTATAATCAAATCGCTAGTCATTCAGAACAAAAAAGAATTGAGCCTTATGGTCAATATGTGTCTGTAGATGGAAAACAGATGAATGTGCTCATTCAAGGGGAAGGCGAGGAGACAGTAGTCATCCTGCCTGGTTACGGCAATGCGGCACCTGGACTTGATTTTGAGCCATTGCTATCAGAATTAACCCCTTATTATAAAGTAGTTGTGGTGGAGCCTTTTGGTTACGGATTGAGTGATCAAACCGATAAAGAACGTTCCACGGAACAGATTGTAAGTGAAATTCATCAAGCCTTACAGAGTCTCCAGATTGATCGTTATATGCTGATGGCTCACTCCATTTCTGGATTGTACAGTTTGGATTATGTGAACCAATATCCTGAGGAAGTGAGCGCATATATCGGGCTTGATAGCAGTGTTCCAACACTGAGCGAACAGAAAATTGATTCATCCGTGACTCAGCAGATTAAATGGTTCCGTAATTTGGGCTTTCCCCGCATCCAATTGATGCTGAGCGATGACCCGTATGATGAACTGCCTTATGATGAAGTGACGAAAGAACAATTGCAAATATTAAGACAAGAAAATATGTATAACACGACGCAATTAAATGAAGCTGTGAGTATGTATTCGAATTTCCAATCAGCAGCGCAATTATCTTTTCCACCCAATCTCCCTGTCCAGTTCTTTGTTCAGGCCAAGCATCCGGTAACGCCTGAATGGGCACCCGAACACGAGAAGCAACTAGCGAATTCTGTTCATGCAGAGATGGTTTTACTGGAGGCAGATCATTATCTATATCGAACCCATGCCAAAGAAATCGCTGAAAAAGTAAGAGAGTTTACTGGAGCATTAACTACGCAATGA
- a CDS encoding PTS sugar transporter subunit IIA has protein sequence MFWGWKKKNNVNEVLVGAPIIGKIVPLEQVEDEAFATRSMGDGVAILPSEGKVFAPFDGTVAYIMDKSKHAMLLEHKSGVQMLIHVGMNTVSLKGKGFTLHVATGAKIKKGQLLLEFDIEQIQQEGISIITPIVVSVGQDSVKQVDILLESDQETQLSSELLRIQL, from the coding sequence GTGTTTTGGGGATGGAAAAAGAAAAACAATGTAAACGAAGTGTTGGTTGGTGCACCTATTATCGGAAAGATCGTTCCGCTAGAGCAAGTAGAAGACGAAGCGTTTGCTACCAGATCGATGGGTGACGGTGTCGCAATTCTACCGAGTGAGGGGAAGGTATTCGCGCCATTTGACGGGACTGTGGCTTATATAATGGATAAGAGCAAGCATGCCATGCTGCTTGAGCACAAGTCAGGCGTCCAGATGTTGATACATGTCGGAATGAATACGGTTTCTCTTAAGGGAAAAGGATTTACATTACATGTGGCTACCGGAGCAAAAATTAAAAAGGGTCAGCTATTGCTTGAGTTTGATATCGAACAAATTCAGCAAGAAGGCATTTCAATAATAACTCCGATCGTAGTATCTGTCGGGCAAGATTCGGTTAAACAAGTCGATATTCTACTAGAAAGTGATCAAGAAACACAGTTGAGCAGTGAGTTACTGCGTATCCAACTGTAA
- a CDS encoding glycoside hydrolase family 43 protein, producing MKFNNPVISGFYPDPSICSVGEDYYLVNSSFHYFPGVPIFHSRDLVNWQQIGYCLTRPEQLNLSNLESSMGIFAPTIRYHEGTFYMVTTLVSGKGDDGFRNFYVHASDPSGPWSEPIWLDWQGIDPSLLFDGDGRVYITGTNAFTNEEPGIYQAEINLQTGKLLSARQLIWRGTGGKSPEGPHLYHIHDQYYLMISEGGTEYGHMVTVARSDTPFGPYESAPTNPVLSHRSTGHPIQATGHADLIQAHDGSWWAVLLGIRPISRRHHLGRETMLAPVTWSEDGWPIIGIDGQLQANMTGPAFATEQLQVLEPLDHFTTPELSYRWNFLRNPDSSDWSLTYRPGWLTLNGSPQTLNDIDSSAFIGCRQKHFDCTVSTLLEFDPQANEEAGLTVYMNEKHHYELALAHVNGKRSVLLRTRAGSICMVAAMQEYVGKEIVLEIQATKAQYTFSYRAPHDKQSTLLGHAETSLLSTEVTGGFTGVYFGLYATGNGKTSESSAYFDWFEYQA from the coding sequence ATGAAATTTAACAATCCCGTTATTTCAGGTTTCTATCCTGATCCCAGCATTTGTAGCGTAGGCGAAGATTATTATTTAGTGAACAGTTCGTTTCATTACTTTCCCGGTGTGCCTATTTTTCATAGTCGAGACTTGGTGAATTGGCAACAGATTGGTTATTGCTTAACTCGTCCAGAGCAGTTGAATCTCTCGAATCTCGAAAGCTCGATGGGCATTTTTGCCCCAACGATTCGTTATCACGAAGGAACCTTTTATATGGTTACGACACTAGTGTCAGGTAAAGGTGATGATGGCTTTCGGAATTTCTATGTCCATGCAAGCGATCCTTCAGGACCATGGTCTGAACCCATTTGGTTAGATTGGCAGGGCATAGATCCCTCTCTATTGTTTGATGGAGATGGACGTGTGTATATTACGGGAACCAATGCCTTTACTAATGAGGAACCAGGTATTTACCAAGCAGAAATCAACCTACAGACAGGAAAGTTATTGTCGGCTCGTCAACTCATATGGCGAGGAACCGGTGGGAAATCCCCGGAAGGCCCTCACCTTTACCATATCCATGATCAATACTATTTGATGATCTCCGAGGGGGGCACAGAGTATGGGCATATGGTTACCGTTGCACGTAGCGATACTCCATTTGGGCCTTACGAGAGTGCCCCTACCAATCCGGTGTTAAGCCATCGCAGCACTGGACATCCGATTCAGGCTACAGGTCATGCCGATCTGATCCAGGCTCATGACGGGAGCTGGTGGGCTGTTCTGCTGGGTATTCGCCCGATTTCAAGAAGACATCATTTGGGGAGAGAGACTATGCTGGCTCCAGTAACCTGGTCTGAGGATGGTTGGCCAATAATCGGAATAGATGGGCAGCTCCAAGCCAACATGACGGGTCCTGCTTTTGCCACAGAACAACTCCAAGTTCTTGAACCACTCGACCATTTTACTACACCCGAATTAAGTTATCGATGGAACTTCCTGCGTAATCCCGATTCTTCAGATTGGTCACTTACGTATCGTCCAGGTTGGTTAACATTAAACGGCTCTCCGCAAACATTGAATGATATAGATTCATCGGCATTTATTGGTTGTCGCCAAAAGCATTTTGATTGCACTGTATCTACGCTACTTGAGTTTGACCCGCAAGCGAATGAAGAAGCTGGACTTACCGTGTATATGAATGAAAAGCATCATTACGAATTGGCGCTCGCACATGTGAATGGTAAGCGCTCCGTCCTGCTTCGAACAAGAGCAGGTTCCATCTGTATGGTCGCAGCGATGCAAGAATATGTTGGAAAAGAGATTGTCTTAGAGATCCAGGCTACAAAAGCACAATATACATTCTCGTATCGCGCGCCTCATGATAAGCAATCCACACTACTAGGACATGCAGAAACCAGCTTGTTATCCACTGAGGTTACTGGCGGATTCACTGGTGTCTATTTCGGTCTCTATGCAACTGGAAACGGCAAAACATCCGAATCCTCAGCCTATTTTGATTGGTTTGAATATCAAGCTTAG
- a CDS encoding alpha/beta hydrolase family protein — MWKRKWGIALLIFLLIVGGMTAYVIEQNNFAMVQQEVEINTPQGKLTGVLTLPQQSNDKVGLVLFIHGDGPINATHDDGYKPLWERLATLGYASLSLDKRGIGGSEGNWLDQSIDDRVEEAQQALAWARQQPMIDSNRMGVWGASQAGWVIPKLAGKEPLAFSILVSPAINWLTQGEYNTRSQLQQEGKSPNEIEEQVNADNRVKDLLKAGGSYEDYVNMTNPKEAMSRDRWIFVSKNYTADATEDIAHFDSPILLMLGDHDINVDVNETEKVYREQVSPPELLHVKLLPDTEHSMLSTATADSTFRALLISLFAPRNITVQGYMDSITEFLADID, encoded by the coding sequence ATGTGGAAAAGAAAATGGGGAATTGCGCTATTAATCTTCCTGCTTATTGTTGGAGGAATGACAGCTTATGTTATAGAGCAGAATAATTTTGCCATGGTCCAGCAGGAAGTCGAGATTAACACACCTCAAGGAAAATTAACCGGGGTTCTCACCTTACCCCAGCAATCCAATGACAAGGTAGGTTTAGTGTTATTCATTCATGGGGATGGACCAATTAATGCGACCCACGATGATGGGTACAAACCGCTCTGGGAACGCCTTGCTACATTAGGATATGCTTCACTTTCGTTGGACAAGAGAGGTATTGGTGGTTCGGAAGGTAATTGGTTAGATCAAAGTATAGATGACCGAGTGGAAGAAGCACAGCAAGCACTGGCCTGGGCTAGACAACAGCCGATGATTGATTCGAATCGAATGGGTGTATGGGGAGCAAGTCAGGCGGGTTGGGTTATTCCCAAATTGGCAGGTAAAGAGCCTCTCGCGTTCAGCATTCTTGTCTCTCCCGCGATCAACTGGCTGACACAGGGCGAATACAATACGCGAAGTCAATTGCAGCAAGAAGGCAAAAGTCCGAATGAAATTGAAGAACAGGTAAATGCTGATAACCGTGTCAAAGACTTGTTGAAGGCAGGTGGGTCTTACGAAGATTATGTGAATATGACTAATCCCAAAGAAGCGATGTCTAGAGATCGCTGGATATTTGTTAGTAAGAACTACACCGCAGATGCAACAGAAGATATCGCCCATTTTGACTCCCCGATTCTGCTTATGCTTGGTGACCATGACATTAATGTTGATGTGAACGAAACGGAGAAGGTGTACAGGGAGCAGGTTTCGCCACCGGAACTATTACATGTGAAGCTGTTGCCAGATACCGAGCACTCTATGCTGTCTACTGCAACGGCGGACTCGACGTTCCGGGCGCTATTGATCAGCTTGTTTGCACCAAGAAACATCACCGTTCAGGGCTATATGGATAGCATTACAGAATTTCTTGCAGATATAGATTAG
- the rarD gene encoding EamA family transporter RarD, whose protein sequence is MNNGLVNAIIAYIMWGVLPLYWKLFNHVPAGEILSHRVVWSFVFMGILVAIQRRWGEMKRILANRTQLLALTASGLLIAANWLIFIWAVNNGHVVETSLGYYLNPLLNVLLAVMFLREKPNRGQWLAIAIAGIAVLIIAIDYGRFPWVAISLAVSFGLYGLAKKKIAQDASVGLLSETAVVLPIALGYWIYLGIVGKTTAWTLPTPMFLELLLSGVVTALPLLFFARAAARLSLSTLGFVQYIGPTIMLVLSVFVFKESVSPVLLVGFGFIWIALIVYATASIRATKLAKAS, encoded by the coding sequence ATGAACAACGGGTTGGTTAACGCTATAATCGCGTATATCATGTGGGGAGTTCTCCCGCTTTATTGGAAGTTATTTAATCATGTGCCGGCAGGTGAGATTCTGTCGCATCGGGTAGTCTGGTCATTTGTCTTCATGGGCATTCTGGTCGCGATCCAGCGTCGCTGGGGTGAGATGAAACGAATTCTGGCTAATCGGACACAACTGCTAGCCCTCACCGCCAGTGGATTGTTGATCGCTGCCAACTGGCTAATCTTCATCTGGGCAGTCAACAACGGGCATGTTGTCGAGACTAGCCTTGGTTATTATTTGAACCCGCTACTAAATGTATTGTTAGCGGTAATGTTCCTACGTGAGAAGCCCAATCGGGGTCAATGGCTTGCCATTGCTATTGCTGGGATAGCAGTGCTTATCATTGCAATCGACTACGGACGGTTCCCTTGGGTCGCGATCTCACTTGCTGTATCCTTTGGCTTATACGGTCTAGCGAAGAAGAAGATTGCACAGGATGCTTCGGTAGGCTTGCTGTCAGAGACAGCGGTAGTTCTACCCATTGCACTTGGTTACTGGATCTACCTGGGGATTGTAGGGAAAACGACGGCTTGGACGCTGCCGACACCGATGTTCCTTGAATTACTTCTTTCTGGGGTAGTAACGGCGTTGCCGTTGTTGTTCTTCGCCCGGGCAGCTGCACGGTTGTCACTATCTACACTTGGATTCGTACAATATATTGGCCCAACGATCATGCTGGTACTCAGCGTATTTGTGTTCAAAGAATCCGTATCGCCGGTTCTACTTGTTGGTTTCGGATTCATCTGGATTGCACTTATCGTTTATGCTACGGCATCGATTCGTGCCACGAAACTTGCTAAGGCAAGTTAA
- a CDS encoding alpha/beta hydrolase: MNVAETVESNVGTKGRKKRKLWLKIIGGIVGAFVLFLGITFIVNVISTNMEKDNIESYGQYVEVDGKKMNVSIQGSGEQTIVLLPGQGTPSPVLDFKLLIDELTPSYKVVAIEPFGYGLSDETEKERTTANIVSEIHEAVQQLGIDRYVLMGHSITGLYGVTYVNNYPDEVLAFIGIDSSVPNQPGMDVKLPLKSMQFLQTSGIMRLIKKVSGDSYKSLAFDEHTKEQMNLISNQVSSNDTMMDELKHLGSNFKNSEKLTYPRDLPVLLFVQSNNEHNPQWIPLHEEQVKQSAQGKMIPMEGSHYLHHTKFKEIAAEFKAYMKEIQL; this comes from the coding sequence ATGAACGTGGCAGAAACGGTAGAGAGTAATGTTGGAACAAAGGGACGGAAGAAACGGAAATTATGGTTGAAAATCATTGGAGGAATCGTTGGAGCGTTTGTACTATTCTTAGGTATTACGTTTATCGTAAATGTAATCAGTACCAATATGGAGAAAGATAACATTGAATCCTATGGTCAATATGTTGAAGTTGATGGGAAGAAAATGAATGTTTCTATTCAAGGCAGCGGTGAACAAACGATTGTACTCTTGCCCGGTCAAGGAACTCCATCCCCTGTGCTAGATTTCAAATTGTTGATTGATGAATTAACACCGAGTTACAAAGTGGTGGCGATTGAGCCCTTTGGTTATGGATTGAGTGATGAAACCGAGAAGGAGCGGACGACAGCGAATATCGTCAGTGAAATTCATGAGGCAGTGCAACAGCTCGGTATTGACCGTTATGTGTTGATGGGGCATTCGATCACAGGACTCTACGGGGTTACTTATGTGAACAATTATCCGGATGAGGTGCTTGCTTTTATTGGTATCGATAGCAGTGTACCGAATCAACCTGGTATGGATGTCAAATTGCCATTGAAATCGATGCAGTTCCTTCAAACATCAGGGATAATGAGATTAATCAAAAAAGTAAGCGGGGATTCCTATAAATCGCTTGCATTCGATGAACATACCAAGGAGCAGATGAATCTAATCTCGAATCAAGTCTCGAGTAATGATACAATGATGGACGAGCTCAAGCATCTAGGTTCTAATTTCAAAAATAGCGAAAAACTCACCTATCCGCGTGATCTACCCGTGCTACTCTTTGTGCAATCCAATAACGAGCACAATCCACAGTGGATTCCGCTACATGAGGAACAGGTGAAACAATCTGCACAGGGCAAAATGATTCCGATGGAAGGTTCTCATTACCTGCATCATACGAAATTCAAAGAGATCGCTGCGGAGTTCAAAGCGTATATGAAAGAGATTCAACTATAA
- a CDS encoding heme-binding protein, producing MLDHAQNAQLLLCKEQEAKYRFDELRQQDICQLGEYLKEISMKQDKPMAVEAALGNFVVFRFYPEGRGVYEETWISGKRNTVMAFGISSKHAMLKMIDKGLKPGQSFSDLDPGRFVLSGGGFPLKLKNGLLVGSLCVSGLHDDVDHNLVIEALDRYFQQMK from the coding sequence ATGTTAGATCATGCTCAGAATGCTCAGTTGTTATTGTGTAAGGAGCAAGAGGCTAAATATCGGTTTGATGAGCTTAGACAACAAGATATCTGTCAGTTAGGCGAATACTTGAAGGAAATAAGCATGAAACAGGATAAGCCGATGGCCGTTGAAGCTGCCTTAGGCAACTTTGTTGTGTTTAGGTTCTACCCGGAAGGCAGAGGGGTGTATGAAGAGACTTGGATTTCTGGGAAGCGAAATACGGTCATGGCATTTGGAATTAGCAGTAAACATGCCATGTTGAAGATGATTGATAAGGGATTGAAGCCAGGACAATCCTTTTCCGACTTAGATCCAGGCAGATTTGTTCTGAGCGGTGGTGGTTTCCCTTTGAAACTGAAGAACGGGTTATTAGTGGGCTCCCTATGTGTATCAGGTCTTCATGATGATGTAGATCACAACCTTGTAATAGAAGCATTAGACCGATATTTTCAACAAATGAAATAA
- a CDS encoding NCS2 family permease produces MDNWFKLKERGTTVSTEIIAGITTFFTMVYIVIVNPGILSSTGMDFNGVFIATVLASIVATLIMGIWSNYPIVLAPGMGLNAFFAYSVVSGYGVSWQVALGAVFIAGILFIILSITSFRYMLLDAIPASLKHAITAGIGLFITTVGLQNSGIITDSESNLITIGNLAEPMTYLTIIGLIITVVLMAYNVKGYLFIGMVVTAILAWILGLFQMPESIVSMPQGLGTTAFQLDLAGVFSNGLYTIIFTFLLITLFDTTGTMLGVAEQAGLLKDGKFPRSRGALLADAVGTTTGSLLGTSPTSAYIESSTGVAAGGRTGLTAITVSVLLAVTLFFAPIVSVISGIPAITSPALIIVGYFMINVISKIDWKDLEEAFPAFLIIILTPLTHSIATGIGIGFIFYPVLKLLRGKGKDVHPIFYIFAVLFFIQLVFLDH; encoded by the coding sequence ATGGACAACTGGTTCAAACTGAAAGAAAGAGGCACGACTGTTTCAACAGAAATTATTGCAGGGATTACCACATTCTTCACGATGGTATACATAGTGATTGTAAACCCAGGAATTCTCAGCAGTACAGGCATGGACTTTAACGGCGTATTCATTGCTACCGTGCTTGCGAGTATTGTTGCCACTCTAATTATGGGAATCTGGTCTAACTACCCGATTGTCTTGGCACCAGGAATGGGACTTAATGCATTCTTTGCCTACAGCGTCGTTTCTGGATATGGCGTTTCTTGGCAGGTTGCACTTGGAGCGGTATTCATTGCAGGGATTTTGTTCATTATTTTATCAATCACTTCGTTCCGTTACATGTTGCTGGATGCTATTCCAGCGAGCTTAAAACATGCGATTACAGCAGGGATTGGTTTGTTTATTACAACAGTCGGTTTGCAAAATTCGGGCATCATTACCGATTCAGAATCGAATCTGATTACGATCGGGAACTTAGCAGAGCCAATGACGTACCTGACAATCATCGGATTAATTATCACAGTTGTTCTGATGGCTTACAATGTAAAAGGCTATCTATTCATCGGAATGGTGGTTACCGCGATACTAGCCTGGATCTTAGGACTATTCCAAATGCCAGAATCGATCGTATCTATGCCGCAAGGGCTTGGAACGACAGCGTTCCAACTGGATCTGGCAGGGGTCTTCTCCAATGGTTTGTACACGATTATATTCACATTCCTATTGATCACGTTGTTTGATACAACGGGTACAATGCTTGGTGTGGCTGAACAAGCAGGGTTGCTCAAGGATGGCAAATTCCCACGTTCACGCGGAGCGTTACTGGCAGATGCGGTAGGTACGACAACGGGTTCATTACTCGGAACAAGTCCAACATCCGCATATATTGAGTCCAGCACAGGAGTAGCGGCAGGAGGAAGAACAGGACTGACTGCAATTACAGTGAGTGTGTTGCTTGCCGTGACGTTGTTCTTTGCACCAATCGTAAGTGTGATCTCCGGCATTCCAGCGATTACTTCGCCAGCACTCATTATTGTCGGGTACTTTATGATTAATGTAATCAGTAAAATTGATTGGAAGGATCTCGAAGAAGCATTCCCTGCCTTCCTGATTATCATTTTGACTCCGCTAACACATAGTATTGCGACAGGTATTGGTATCGGTTTTATCTTCTATCCAGTACTCAAGCTGCTTCGCGGTAAAGGCAAAGACGTACACCCGATATTCTACATTTTTGCAGTATTGTTCTTCATCCAGCTCGTGTTCCTCGATCACTAA
- a CDS encoding multidrug effflux MFS transporter yields MTKRKQWNVIGLALLLGVFSTLGPFTIDMYLPAFPEIAAMFNTNASLVQFSLTACLLGLGMGQLVVGPISDAHGRRKPLLISMVAYIICSLACAYSPNIGMLILFRFTQGFAASAGIVISRAIARDLYSGHELTKFFSLLLLVGNLGPLAAPIAGSGVLTFTSWPGVFISLAILGVFLYIMTQWRLKETNPPEKRVAPNFKLQLRGYGTMLRDRKFVGYMLAQGIMTAGVFAYVAGTPFIYQNIYGVSPTVFSILFASNGISLIIGSQIVGRMSHRIPEQTLLLSGLWLALISSVVVVVVTIAQGPLFALVLPLFFFVCSIGITSTAAFPLAMESQSKMAGSAAALLGVVPFVLGALVAPIVGIAGEDTAVPLGLTLLGTSIVAVVTYFLLVAKKDQNSAQTH; encoded by the coding sequence ATGACAAAAAGAAAGCAATGGAATGTGATTGGTCTAGCTCTATTATTGGGCGTATTTTCAACGTTAGGACCATTTACAATCGATATGTATTTACCGGCATTTCCTGAAATTGCAGCGATGTTCAATACTAATGCATCGCTGGTTCAGTTCAGTCTTACAGCTTGTTTATTGGGATTAGGTATGGGTCAGCTCGTTGTGGGGCCAATCAGTGATGCTCATGGCAGACGTAAACCTTTGCTAATCTCTATGGTTGCTTATATCATCTGCTCCTTAGCGTGTGCGTACTCGCCTAATATTGGTATGTTAATCTTGTTCCGTTTCACACAAGGATTTGCAGCTTCCGCAGGGATCGTTATTTCTCGCGCTATTGCTCGTGACTTGTATAGTGGCCATGAATTAACTAAATTTTTCTCTCTACTGTTGCTTGTAGGAAATCTCGGCCCTTTGGCAGCTCCAATTGCAGGTAGTGGGGTGCTTACGTTCACATCGTGGCCGGGTGTGTTTATTTCCCTCGCGATCCTAGGCGTTTTCTTGTACATTATGACGCAATGGCGTCTTAAAGAAACGAATCCTCCTGAAAAGCGCGTCGCGCCGAATTTTAAACTTCAACTTCGTGGTTATGGTACAATGCTCCGTGATCGAAAGTTTGTTGGTTACATGCTGGCACAGGGCATTATGACTGCGGGTGTATTCGCTTATGTGGCAGGTACACCGTTTATTTACCAGAATATATACGGCGTAAGTCCGACGGTATTCTCCATATTGTTTGCATCTAATGGAATTAGCTTAATCATTGGCTCGCAGATTGTGGGACGCATGTCACACCGCATTCCTGAGCAGACGCTCCTGTTATCCGGACTGTGGCTTGCGCTCATATCGAGTGTTGTCGTTGTAGTGGTAACGATTGCTCAAGGGCCACTGTTTGCTCTGGTTCTTCCATTGTTCTTCTTCGTATGTTCAATTGGTATTACGTCAACTGCCGCATTTCCACTCGCTATGGAAAGTCAATCCAAAATGGCTGGTAGTGCAGCAGCGCTTCTAGGTGTCGTACCTTTTGTATTAGGAGCTTTGGTTGCTCCAATCGTTGGTATTGCGGGAGAGGACACGGCTGTTCCGCTCGGACTTACTTTGTTAGGAACGAGTATTGTCGCGGTCGTTACTTATTTTTTACTCGTGGCTAAGAAAGATCAGAACTCCGCTCAGACGCATTAA
- a CDS encoding VOC family protein → MNVLSIAHAGMKVKDMERSLQFYCDGLGFKRKFTLYRDEEQSQPWIEYLEFGDKQFVELFYSYEERKERPNLKAYYAMYHLALVVDDIHEAAQQFRAKGIPLKSEPLLGPDHTWQLWIVDPDGNELEIMQYTEKSFQLVGT, encoded by the coding sequence ATGAACGTGTTAAGTATTGCTCATGCTGGAATGAAGGTAAAAGATATGGAAAGATCACTGCAATTTTATTGTGATGGATTAGGATTTAAACGTAAATTCACATTGTATCGAGATGAAGAACAATCCCAGCCATGGATTGAGTATCTTGAATTCGGAGACAAACAGTTTGTAGAACTGTTCTATAGCTATGAGGAGAGAAAAGAACGTCCTAATCTGAAAGCGTACTATGCGATGTATCATCTTGCACTAGTCGTTGACGATATTCATGAAGCTGCTCAGCAATTCAGAGCCAAAGGCATTCCCCTTAAAAGCGAGCCTTTACTAGGACCTGATCACACGTGGCAGTTATGGATTGTGGATCCCGATGGAAATGAGCTAGAGATTATGCAATATACGGAGAAGTCATTTCAGTTGGTTGGTACATAA